The following proteins are co-located in the Arctopsyche grandis isolate Sample6627 chromosome 3, ASM5162203v2, whole genome shotgun sequence genome:
- the LOC143909962 gene encoding uncharacterized protein LOC143909962 — MEKCAESPFKLDANFKLEEKLLDFKKQLMEKTEELRKRDQTIAILERDLDNRDSTIRYLKIELDKYKQVVRPLTQRIAKKKAGDDFSEDDDCLMMKCRSNGVENTRVLRVHEPKMKRTAISAEPLSSICQSMDDLKIDKVEKTPEWDCACGFDPSTMVCLKEKLHANNNGRASCVAAVGFAHSKCSHSTCVGAIDLKFLDLESRRLLLGFQINKDDLFKVVFMIKSYTFNHTECDNRFEKSKGGLRNIRGVSQGFESVWSRDFPGLKHILIIFWAIKG, encoded by the exons ATGGAAAAGTGCGCCGAGTCCCCGTTCAAGTTGGACGCCAACTTCAAGTTGGAAGAGAAGCTGCTCGACTTCAAGAAGCAGCTGATGGAGAAGACCGAGGAGTTGCGAAAGCGTGATCAGACCATAGCCATTCTAGAGCGGGATCTGGACAATCGCGACTCCACCATAAGATACCTGAAGATAGAACTAGACAAGTACAAGCAAGTGGTGAGGCCCCTCACCCAGAGGATCGCCAAGAAGAAGGCCGGCGATGACTTTTCGGAAGATGACGACTGCCTGATGATGAAGTGTCGGTCGAATGGAGTGGAGAATACCAGAGTCCTGAGGGTGCACGAGCCCAAGATGAAGAGGACAGCCATATCTGCAGAGCCTCTTTCTTCCATATGCCAGTCCATGGACGATTTGAAGATAGACAAAGTTGAGAAGACCCCAGA GTGGGATTGCGCTTGCGGATTTGATCCCAGCACAATGGTTTGTTTGAAAGAAAA GTTACATGCGAATAACAATGGCCGCGCTTCGTGTGTGGCCGCCGTCGGTTTTGCACATTCAAAGTGTTCACACTCAACTTGTGTCGGGGCtattgatttgaaatttttggatTTGGAATCTAGAAGG CTACTTCTAGGATTTCAGATTAATAAAGATGATTTGTTTAAAGTTGTTTTTATGATAAAATCATATACTTTCAATCATACTGAGTGTGATAACagatttgaaaaatcaaaaggTGGACTAAGAAATATACGAGGAGTTTCTCAAGGGTTTGAATCtg TTTGGTCAAGGGATTTCCCAGGtttgaaacatattttaataatattttgggcCATAAAAGGATAG